From Fundulus heteroclitus isolate FHET01 chromosome 5, MU-UCD_Fhet_4.1, whole genome shotgun sequence, a single genomic window includes:
- the LOC105921013 gene encoding polyunsaturated fatty acid lipoxygenase ALOX15B-like — METYEVTVYYSEELMSGTLNNIYIELIGKEGTSGTNWLPGIKYYLGMGSQYTITSKNSIGKLLLIKIHKKPLVYYQDSWFPKKIEVKAPDGKLYIFPMCTWITDDQIHYFNEGQALKDLEDCPPRSQEIRSEELQKRQKAYSWKESEKGIPEHVEAKSESQLPLDAQFILSKSMMFKLKAALGKVWADGWTKFSRMFNADQWTNFDQLNKLVDYSSYKILDKVKENWRKDEFFGYQFLNGLNPMLIKCIKALPDNFHVTDDMISHYCNGNLDDEIKKGNIFLCDYKLLDGVQTEEINKKKQYLAAPLVLLYKTPEDTLVPIAIQLKQKPAADNPIFLPNDSQYDWLLAKIFVRSAEFHLHQLNFHLLRTHLLAEVFAVSLLRNLPMVHPLYKLLIAHTHYTLGVNVLARNNLINSTGAFTQISASGEKGTLQILKRSLSSLTYKSLCIHDDIKERGMENIPNFYYRDDGCRLWDILHSFVEGILKHYYKNDNDVKRDAEVQEWIREINHRGFMGQEKSGIPQRFNTVSELVKFVTMVIFTGSVQHSAVNSGQYDFGGWMPNLPTTMKCPPPTEKGKATEDTLIAALPDKSTTYKANATLYLLTREYSDFVKLGDYPEEHFTEEKPRELIKKFQDDLKKLSKKIKKRNNKLDLPYEYLDPEKVENSVTI, encoded by the exons ATGGAAACCTATGAGGTAACTGTGTACTATTCCGAAGAATTGATGTCCGGCACGTTGAACAATATCTACATCGAGTTGATAGGAAAAGAAGGAACCAGCGGAACAAATTGGCTCCCAGGAATTAAATACTACTTAGGAATG GGGTCTCAATATACCATAACCTCAAAAAACTCCATTGGAAAACTGTTGCTAATCAAGATACACAAGAAGCCTTTAGTTTATTATCAAGACAGCTGGTTTCCCAAAAAAATAGAAGTCAAAGCTCCCGATGGAAAACTCTACATCTTCCCAATGTGCACCTGGATAACTGATGATCAGATACACTACTTCAACGAGGGTCAAG CTTTAAAAGACTTAGAGGACTGCCCTCCTCGAAGCCAGGAGATACGGTCTGAAGAACTGCAGAAACGACAAAAAGCATACAGCTGGAAGGAATCCGAAAAAGGAATACCTGAACATGTTGAAGCAAAATCCGAATCTCAGTTGCCTTTAGACGCCCAATTCATCTTAAGCAAGAGCATGATGTTCAAGCTAAAAGCAGCATTAGG AAAAGTTTGGGCCGATGGGTGGACCAAATTTTCACGGATGTTTAATGCTGATCAATGGACTAATTTTGATCAACTCAATAAACTGGTGGACTACAGCAGTTATAAAATCCTGG ACAAAGTCAAAGAGAACTGGAGGAAGGATGAATTTTTTGGCTATCAGTTTCTAAATGGTCTCAATCCAATGTTGATCAAATGCATCAAGGCCCTGCCTGACAACTTTCATGTCACTGACGACATGATCTCCCATTATTGCAATGGCAACTTGGACGACGAAATAAAG AAAGGCAACATATTTCTGTGTGACTACAAGCTTTTGGATGGAgtacaaacagaagaaatcaataaaaaaaagcaataccTGGCAGCTCCACTCGTCCTGCTCTATAAAACACCTGAGGATACGCTGGTGCCTATTGCTATTCAG CTGAAGCAGAAGCCAGCAGCAGACAACCCGATCTTTCTCCCTAATGACTCTCAGTATGACTGGTTGTTGGCAAAAATCTTTGTGAGAAGTGCAGAATTTCATTTGCATCAGCTCAACTTTCATCTGCTGCGCACTCACCTGCTGGCTGAGGTCTTTGCAGTGTCCCTGCTGCGCAACTTGCCGATGGTGCATCCTCTGTACAAG CTTCTTATAGCCCACACTCACTACACTCTGGGTGTTAATGTCTTGGCTCGAAATAACTTAATTAATTCGACTGGTGccttcacacag ATTTCAGCTTCAGGTGAAAAGGGTACGCTCCAAATCCTGAAGAGATCCCTGTCATCACTGACATACAAATCCCTCTGTATACATGATGACATTAAAGAGCGTGGGATGGAGAACATTCCAAACTTTTACTACAGAGATGATGGATGCAGACTGTGGGACATTTTACACAG CTTTGTCGAAGGAATCCTGAAGCACTACTACAAGAATGACAATGATGTTAAACGAGATGCTGAAGTGCAAGAGTGGATAAGGGAAATTAATCACCGTGGATTCATGGGCCAGGAAAAATCAG GAATCCCACAGAGATTCAACACTGTGTCTGAGTTGGTCAAGTTCGTCACTATGGTGATCTTCACTGGCTCGGTCCAGCATTCTGCTGTGAACTCTGGACAG TATGACTTTGGTGGCTGGATGCCCAACCTGCCAACCACCATGAAATGTCCCCCACCAACAGAAAAGGGGAAAGCAACTGAGGACACATTAATCGCCGCACTACCAGACAAATCCACAACATATAAAGCCAATGCAACGTTGTATTTGCTGACTCGGGAGTACAGTGACTTT GTCAAACTTGGTGATTACCCAGAGGAACACTTCACTGAGGAGAAACCCCGCGAGCTGATAAAGAAGTTCCAAGATGACCTGAAAAAGCTGAGTAAAAAGATCAAGAAGAGAAACAACAAACTCGATCTGCCATATGAATACCTGGATCCAGAAAAGGTGGAAAACAGTGTGACCATTTGA